A stretch of Vespula vulgaris chromosome 15, iyVesVulg1.1, whole genome shotgun sequence DNA encodes these proteins:
- the LOC127069368 gene encoding armadillo repeat-containing protein 1-like, producing METEEYDNPKEIRATLETYKKLADDFSNHDTILKDKTVLSYIAYILEVPYLDIINLSLDILELFIKNADNYLHITSTFGIREALDAVVNRFILSEPEISKRAQHLKDNIERMKPPIYNLRSRCRIIERKKLKTHVIVLHVQGLLPETRSELESTLIKIEGLISLVIDVEHQRVTMRTLNNVTAKLIAEAIQENLDNMEAWLVTKNKFNQEFLVRLTHKEDTDDIENMPEYLPEEEEQEDGKEGVVSLFSGLRQSASSLYKSTAEFLHNSFYW from the exons ATGGAAACGGAAGAATATGATAATCCTAAGGAAATAAGAGCAACATTAGAAACATATAAGAAGTTAGCTGACGATTTTTCTAACCATGACACAATCTTAAAG GATAAAACGGTGTTGTCCTACATAGCTTATATTCTCGAAGTACcttatttagatattattaatctcTCATTAGATATTTTggaattgtttattaaaaatgctgataattatttacacaTAACCTCTACTTTTGGAATAAGAGAAGCCTTAGACGCCGTTGTAAACAGATTTATATTGAGTGAACCAGAAATATCTAAAAGGGCACAACATCTGAAAGATAACATAGAACGTATGAAACCACccatatataatttacgtaGTAGGTGCAGGatcatcgaacgaaaaaaattaaaaactcatGTAATTGTATTACATGTCCAAGGCTTGTTACCG gaGACTAGATCTGAACTGGAATCTACACTGATCAAAATTGAAGGATTGATATCTCTTGTGATAGACGTTGAACATCAACGCGTTACCATGCGTACATTGAATAACGTTACAGCTAAACTAATTGCTGAAGCTATACAAGAAAATTTAGATAACATGGAGGCATGGCtagttacaaaaaataaattcaatcaaGAATTTCTAGTTAGACTG ACCCATAAAGAAGATACCGATGACATTGAGAATATGCCAGAATACTTaccggaagaagaagagcaagaagatggaaaagaaGGAGTCGTATCTTTATTTAGTGGTTTAAGACAAAGTGCTTCGTCGTTATACAAATCTACAGCAGAATTTcttcataattctttttattggtaa